One Planctomycetota bacterium genomic window carries:
- a CDS encoding methyltransferase domain-containing protein, with amino-acid sequence MKTRAIYRRQAEYFRRAYETGVHGWPVEGATPQVARLLSSLGPGRGRSALDLGCGEGRHTILLARRGWTVTALDLEPLALRKAREAARRAGVRARFVRGNALDLTFPGDSFDLVLDYGCFHHIVPGDWPLYRRQVARVLTLGGHLLLSVFSTRFRHHPGERRTRPWLVHRGHYDRFFTARSLRGAMAPEFAPRRLLEEREGLNGFWHGLFRKVEPDPPPDR; translated from the coding sequence ATGAAAACCCGGGCGATCTACCGTCGCCAGGCGGAGTACTTCCGCCGCGCCTACGAGACGGGCGTACACGGCTGGCCCGTGGAGGGCGCCACGCCGCAGGTGGCCCGGCTCCTGTCGTCCCTGGGACCGGGCCGCGGGCGATCCGCGCTGGACCTGGGCTGCGGCGAGGGGCGGCATACGATCCTCCTGGCCCGGCGCGGCTGGACGGTCACGGCGCTCGATCTGGAACCCCTGGCGCTCCGCAAGGCGCGCGAGGCGGCGCGGCGGGCGGGCGTGCGGGCCCGGTTCGTCCGCGGCAATGCGCTCGACTTGACCTTCCCCGGGGACTCGTTCGATCTCGTTCTGGACTACGGCTGCTTTCACCATATCGTCCCGGGCGACTGGCCGCTCTATCGCCGCCAGGTGGCGCGCGTGCTGACGCTGGGGGGTCATCTTCTTCTGTCGGTCTTCTCCACGCGGTTCCGCCATCATCCGGGGGAGCGGCGGACGCGCCCCTGGCTCGTCCACCGGGGCCATTACGACCGCTTTTTCACGGCCCGCAGCCTCCGCGGCGCGATGGCCCCCGAGTTCGCGCCGCGCCGGCTTCTCGAGGAGCGCGAGGGCCTCAACGGATTCTGGCACGGCCTCTTCCGCAAGGTCGAACCGGACCCGCCGCCGGACCGTTGA